The following coding sequences are from one Mesorhizobium onobrychidis window:
- a CDS encoding winged helix-turn-helix transcriptional regulator: protein MSIDRRSGCPINLSLEVFGDRWSLIILRDMIFGGKRHFRDLLNGSLERIASNILADRLKRLMELGMLTRADDPTHKQKAIYSLTEMAITLVPILAHLGAWGRVWLPVSEELSIRSELLEKGGPPMWEKFMDELRHEHLGTPSDTPPDATVRASLQAGYEAVVARKAPGAGCDPDA from the coding sequence ATGAGCATCGATCGCCGGTCTGGGTGCCCGATCAACCTGTCGCTTGAAGTGTTTGGCGACCGGTGGAGCCTGATCATTCTTCGCGACATGATTTTCGGCGGCAAACGCCACTTTCGCGACCTGCTCAACGGATCGCTGGAACGCATCGCTTCCAACATCCTCGCCGATCGGCTGAAGCGGCTGATGGAGCTCGGCATGCTGACCAGGGCCGACGATCCCACTCACAAGCAGAAGGCGATCTACAGCCTGACCGAAATGGCGATAACGCTGGTGCCGATCCTGGCGCATCTCGGCGCCTGGGGTCGCGTCTGGCTGCCGGTCAGCGAGGAACTCTCGATCCGCTCCGAGCTTCTGGAAAAGGGCGGCCCGCCGATGTGGGAAAAGTTCATGGACGAACTGCGCCATGAACATCTGGGCACGCCTTCCGATACGCCGCCGGATGCCACCGTGCGTGCGAGTTTGCAGGCTGGATACGAGGCGGTTGTCGCCCGAAAGGCGCCGGGCGCCGGGTGCGATCCTGACGCCTGA
- a CDS encoding ArsR/SmtB family transcription factor, with the protein MLQDTAQLDLMFQALADPARRHMVERLSCGPASVSQLAEPLAMSLSAVVQHLNVLEASGLVRTEKLGRVRTCQIEPKALRTAEHWIKERRLAWEQRLDRLGAFLAETKDETEGN; encoded by the coding sequence ATGCTGCAGGATACCGCCCAGCTCGACCTGATGTTCCAGGCGCTCGCCGACCCGGCGCGGCGGCACATGGTGGAGCGGCTGTCGTGCGGCCCCGCTTCGGTAAGCCAGTTGGCCGAGCCGCTGGCGATGTCGCTGTCGGCAGTCGTCCAGCACCTGAACGTGCTCGAGGCGAGCGGTCTCGTCCGCACCGAAAAGCTCGGCCGGGTGCGCACCTGCCAGATCGAGCCGAAGGCGCTGAGGACCGCCGAACACTGGATCAAGGAACGGCGCCTGGCTTGGGAACAGCGGCTCGACCGACTCGGCGCCTTTCTCGCGGAAACCAAGGACGAAACCGAAGGAAACTGA
- a CDS encoding class I SAM-dependent methyltransferase produces the protein MTDRLYSDPDLVQFYDIENEGGVDFYYCVGFAKHAGCVLDLGCGTGQLAAALADRRSVTGVDPAPAMLDIARRRAGGQRVDWVEADARNVRLGRRFDLVLLTGHAFQVFLTPEDREAVLRTIAAHLAPDGRFIFDTRNPAAEEWLEWTPERSERELSHPGLGTVRAWNDFRHDPATGVVTYSTHYQIPDSGRVLSAESKIAFPTKESLAQMLDQTGLVVEEWLGSWRGEPYAPTSPEIIPIGRLR, from the coding sequence ATGACCGACCGTCTCTACAGCGATCCCGATCTCGTCCAGTTCTACGATATCGAGAACGAAGGCGGCGTGGACTTCTACTATTGCGTCGGCTTTGCCAAGCATGCGGGCTGCGTTCTCGACCTCGGCTGCGGCACCGGACAATTGGCCGCCGCGCTCGCCGACCGGCGCAGCGTGACCGGTGTCGATCCGGCGCCGGCGATGCTCGATATCGCCCGCCGCAGAGCCGGCGGGCAGAGGGTCGACTGGGTCGAGGCCGATGCGCGAAACGTCCGGCTCGGACGACGCTTCGATCTGGTGCTTTTGACCGGGCACGCCTTCCAGGTGTTCCTCACGCCAGAAGATCGAGAGGCGGTGCTTCGCACGATCGCTGCTCATCTGGCTCCCGATGGGCGCTTCATCTTCGACACGCGAAATCCAGCCGCGGAGGAATGGCTCGAGTGGACGCCGGAACGGTCCGAACGGGAACTGAGTCATCCCGGATTGGGCACGGTAAGAGCGTGGAACGATTTCCGGCACGATCCCGCTACCGGTGTCGTCACTTACTCCACCCATTACCAAATTCCCGACAGCGGACGGGTGCTCAGCGCCGAATCGAAAATCGCCTTCCCGACAAAGGAAAGCCTTGCGCAGATGCTGGACCAGACCGGGCTGGTCGTCGAAGAATGGCTCGGCAGCTGGCGTGGCGAGCCATACGCTCCGACATCGCCCGAAATCATTCCGATCGGCCGGCTGCGCTAG
- a CDS encoding alpha/beta fold hydrolase translates to MMKAAEPEIASQTFGDPAHPSVLLIMGAMASMLWWPEAFCRTLAGKGLFVIRYDNRDTGRSIKYAAGEPPYKFDDMADDAIRVLDGHGVAKAHVVGMSMGGMIAQLVALKYPSRVASLTAISTSPVGIDTSHLPGTTEAYTKHSAEGAKVDWSDRAQVVDFIVKDAHAIAGTAHPFDEKRTRAFVEQDYDRSGGFLSATNHFMLKGGEDWKGRLGQMTAPLLVIHGTEDPIFPVEHGAALAEAVAGARLVRIEGGGHELHPDDWAAIVDAIVAHSQAQISAEPDLDTPSAIVK, encoded by the coding sequence ATGATGAAGGCTGCGGAACCCGAAATCGCGTCCCAGACATTTGGCGACCCCGCGCACCCATCGGTGCTGCTGATCATGGGCGCCATGGCTTCTATGCTCTGGTGGCCGGAGGCGTTCTGCCGGACACTGGCCGGCAAGGGCCTGTTCGTGATCCGCTATGACAATCGCGATACCGGCCGTTCGATCAAATATGCGGCGGGCGAGCCGCCGTACAAATTCGACGACATGGCGGACGACGCCATCCGCGTTCTCGACGGCCATGGCGTCGCGAAAGCTCATGTGGTCGGCATGTCGATGGGCGGCATGATCGCGCAGCTTGTGGCGCTGAAATATCCATCGCGGGTCGCCTCGCTTACGGCGATCAGCACTTCTCCTGTAGGAATCGACACGTCGCATCTGCCTGGCACGACCGAGGCCTATACGAAGCATTCGGCCGAAGGCGCGAAGGTCGACTGGTCTGACCGAGCCCAGGTGGTCGACTTCATCGTCAAGGACGCGCATGCGATCGCAGGCACCGCGCATCCCTTCGACGAGAAGCGAACGAGGGCTTTCGTCGAACAGGACTACGACCGGTCCGGCGGTTTTCTAAGCGCGACCAATCATTTCATGCTCAAGGGCGGGGAGGACTGGAAGGGGCGGCTGGGTCAAATGACGGCGCCGCTCCTCGTTATCCACGGCACCGAGGATCCGATCTTTCCGGTCGAGCATGGCGCCGCTCTGGCCGAAGCAGTTGCCGGCGCGAGGCTTGTCCGCATTGAAGGCGGCGGCCACGAACTCCATCCCGACGATTGGGCCGCAATCGTTGATGCCATCGTCGCCCATAGCCAAGCCCAGATAAGCGCGGAGCCGGACCTTGACACACCATCGGCAATAGTTAAGTAA
- a CDS encoding glutathione S-transferase family protein translates to MKLYCGIGPNSYRVRIFMAEKGIDVPRVEVDLTKGEHKAPQFLELNSLGQIPVLVLDHGTVITESIAICRYLEALHPTPALFGSDAVRQGKVEMWNRRAEIEIFGTIGSIAQHSDPMFAERLVQFPAFAETQREAVPAKWAWLDREIADGRPFIAGDQYSVADITAAVAAWLGAFFGADIPDSLVNVHHWLDRVQKRPSWNA, encoded by the coding sequence ATGAAACTCTACTGCGGCATTGGTCCGAATTCCTACCGCGTTCGCATCTTCATGGCTGAGAAAGGCATCGACGTTCCGCGGGTTGAAGTCGACCTGACAAAAGGCGAGCACAAGGCGCCGCAATTCCTTGAGCTCAACTCACTAGGCCAGATTCCCGTGCTCGTGCTCGATCACGGGACGGTGATCACCGAAAGCATCGCCATCTGCCGCTATCTGGAGGCGCTTCATCCAACGCCGGCACTGTTCGGCTCAGACGCGGTCAGGCAAGGCAAGGTCGAGATGTGGAACCGCCGCGCCGAGATCGAGATCTTCGGAACGATTGGCAGCATTGCCCAGCATTCCGATCCCATGTTTGCGGAGCGTCTCGTGCAGTTCCCGGCTTTCGCCGAAACGCAGCGCGAAGCCGTTCCGGCAAAGTGGGCGTGGCTTGACCGCGAGATCGCCGATGGCCGCCCGTTCATCGCCGGCGACCAGTACTCCGTCGCCGACATCACCGCCGCCGTCGCAGCGTGGCTTGGCGCCTTCTTCGGAGCCGACATCCCGGACTCGCTCGTCAACGTCCATCATTGGCTCGACCGTGTTCAGAAACGTCCAAGCTGGAACGCTTAG
- a CDS encoding nuclear transport factor 2 family protein → MPVKSRSDLIRSYFAAYRANDRSVIEAVLTGDFTFTSPYDDAIGRATYFARCWPNSTLFKSIAVERICEDGNGAFVLYRCETLDGKVFRNTELHSFQDGRLHSVEVYFGATYKDGVFVPQQPLS, encoded by the coding sequence ATGCCTGTCAAAAGCAGATCGGACCTGATCCGCAGTTACTTCGCCGCCTACCGGGCCAACGACCGCAGCGTCATCGAGGCGGTGCTGACAGGCGATTTCACCTTCACCAGCCCCTATGACGACGCCATCGGCCGCGCGACCTACTTTGCGCGCTGCTGGCCGAACAGCACGCTGTTCAAGTCGATCGCCGTCGAGAGGATTTGCGAGGACGGCAACGGTGCTTTCGTTCTCTATCGCTGCGAAACGCTCGACGGCAAGGTCTTCCGCAACACCGAATTGCATTCGTTCCAGGACGGTAGGCTGCACAGCGTCGAGGTCTATTTCGGCGCTACCTACAAGGACGGCGTTTTCGTCCCGCAACAACCATTGAGCTAG
- a CDS encoding ArsR/SmtB family transcription factor, whose amino-acid sequence MMFSDAFMAIADPNRRHLLEELRRGPKTVNELAAGLPVSRPAVSQHLKVLLDAGLVNAKPEGTKRVYTVSNAGFLKLNIWLDQFWDAEQLGSPGN is encoded by the coding sequence ATGATGTTTTCTGACGCCTTCATGGCGATTGCCGATCCCAACCGGCGCCATCTTTTGGAAGAGCTCCGGCGCGGCCCGAAGACCGTCAACGAACTGGCCGCCGGGTTGCCGGTCTCGCGCCCGGCTGTTTCGCAGCATCTAAAGGTGCTGCTCGATGCCGGACTGGTCAACGCCAAGCCGGAAGGGACAAAGCGCGTCTATACGGTCAGCAATGCCGGCTTCCTGAAGCTCAACATCTGGCTCGACCAGTTCTGGGATGCAGAGCAGCTTGGCTCGCCCGGAAACTGA
- a CDS encoding MFS transporter, producing the protein MFASYRPILSLLRGTAFLLAATGLHGLLLPLRGQLEGFSTASLGLMGTAWAGGFVTGCFFAPRLVRRAGHVRAFGAFAASGAIVALLTGLIIDEYVWILLRAFTGFTMAGAFMVIESWLNEKSTNENRGTVFGLYMMVTYASIMGGQMIVAGGDVKSASLFMITGILFCLSLIPTAVSTASHPKPLQDVSLDVKGLYVNSPVSAIACVLIGIANGAWGTLGAVYGARIGISTAEIALMMSLVVVAGAAMQLPAGRLSDKTDRRFVLAGLAFGAALFAVAVFLFEPRSGVFVIVCTAAYGAFAYTLYSIAVAHANDHARAEDFVKVSGGLLLLYGFGTMIGPLLAAGLMGWMRPEGLFLATAFAHLCLAGYTLLRISRRAPVPIEDRDAFKTQPAERSITPEALRLDPRRKPETNG; encoded by the coding sequence ATGTTTGCAAGCTACCGACCGATCCTCTCGCTGCTTCGCGGCACCGCTTTCCTGCTAGCGGCAACCGGACTGCACGGGCTGCTGTTGCCGCTGCGCGGCCAGTTGGAAGGCTTCTCCACCGCATCGCTCGGCCTGATGGGCACGGCCTGGGCCGGCGGCTTCGTCACCGGCTGCTTCTTTGCGCCGCGCCTCGTGCGTCGCGCCGGTCACGTACGCGCTTTCGGCGCCTTTGCGGCATCGGGAGCCATCGTCGCACTGCTCACCGGCCTGATCATCGACGAATATGTCTGGATCCTGCTGCGCGCCTTCACCGGCTTCACCATGGCCGGCGCCTTCATGGTCATCGAAAGCTGGCTGAACGAGAAGTCCACCAACGAGAACCGCGGCACCGTCTTCGGCCTTTACATGATGGTCACCTATGCCTCGATCATGGGCGGCCAGATGATCGTTGCCGGCGGCGACGTGAAGTCGGCCTCGCTGTTCATGATCACCGGTATCCTGTTCTGCCTGTCGCTCATTCCGACCGCAGTATCGACGGCTTCGCACCCCAAGCCGCTGCAGGACGTCTCGCTCGACGTCAAGGGGCTCTATGTCAATTCGCCGGTGTCGGCGATCGCCTGCGTTTTGATCGGCATCGCTAACGGCGCCTGGGGCACGCTTGGTGCCGTCTATGGCGCCCGTATCGGCATTTCCACGGCCGAGATCGCGCTGATGATGAGTCTGGTGGTCGTCGCCGGCGCCGCCATGCAACTTCCGGCCGGGCGTCTCTCCGACAAGACCGACCGCCGCTTTGTGCTGGCGGGCCTGGCCTTCGGCGCGGCGCTGTTCGCCGTCGCGGTCTTCCTGTTCGAGCCGCGCTCCGGCGTCTTCGTCATCGTCTGCACCGCCGCCTACGGCGCTTTTGCCTATACGCTGTATTCGATCGCCGTTGCCCATGCCAACGACCACGCCCGGGCGGAGGATTTCGTCAAGGTGTCGGGCGGCCTGCTGCTGCTCTATGGTTTCGGCACGATGATCGGGCCGCTGCTGGCCGCCGGCCTGATGGGCTGGATGCGGCCGGAAGGCCTGTTCCTTGCGACGGCATTCGCGCATCTTTGCCTGGCGGGCTATACGCTGCTGCGCATCAGCCGGCGCGCGCCGGTGCCGATCGAAGACCGCGACGCCTTCAAGACGCAACCGGCCGAGCGCTCGATCACGCCGGAAGCATTGCGGCTCGATCCGCGCAGAAAGCCTGAAACCAACGGTTGA
- a CDS encoding lytic transglycosylase domain-containing protein, with protein sequence MRRFPWATPILLGGLVLLGGLGWATAAHADPPRPAKQRLLDRVCNLIEAHADQNGLPKDFFARLIWKESRFDPNAVSPVGAEGIAQFMPGTAKIRGLANSFDIGQAIPASAKYLAEMKTGFGNLGLAAAAYNAGESRVSRWLSSGGFLPMETENYVLDIMGEPADRFTDTAYAGTIQPLDKKASFAVACRKLPVIKSQTVAMASINIKPWGVQVAGNFRRVAALNQWNGVKRRFPALLGGHNPVVSRVRSPIGRRGIYAVRIGADSKAKADNICQKLQSVGGACIVVRNR encoded by the coding sequence ATGCGGCGCTTCCCCTGGGCGACGCCGATTTTGCTTGGTGGATTGGTTTTGCTTGGTGGGCTGGGCTGGGCGACAGCCGCCCACGCCGATCCGCCGCGCCCCGCTAAGCAGCGGCTGCTCGACCGTGTTTGCAACTTGATCGAGGCCCATGCGGATCAAAACGGCCTGCCCAAGGATTTCTTTGCCCGGCTGATCTGGAAGGAAAGCCGCTTCGATCCCAATGCGGTCAGTCCGGTGGGCGCCGAAGGCATAGCCCAGTTCATGCCGGGCACCGCCAAGATACGCGGTCTCGCCAATTCCTTCGATATCGGGCAGGCCATCCCCGCCTCGGCAAAATATCTCGCCGAAATGAAAACCGGCTTCGGCAATCTGGGCCTGGCGGCCGCCGCCTACAATGCCGGTGAAAGCCGGGTATCGCGCTGGCTGAGTTCCGGTGGCTTCCTGCCGATGGAGACCGAAAACTACGTTCTGGATATCATGGGCGAGCCGGCCGACAGGTTCACCGACACCGCCTATGCCGGCACCATCCAGCCGCTCGACAAGAAAGCGAGTTTCGCGGTCGCCTGCCGCAAGCTGCCGGTGATCAAGTCCCAAACCGTGGCCATGGCGTCGATCAACATCAAGCCGTGGGGCGTGCAGGTGGCCGGCAATTTCCGCCGCGTCGCCGCGCTCAATCAATGGAATGGTGTGAAGCGCCGGTTTCCGGCCTTGCTTGGCGGGCATAATCCGGTGGTCAGCCGGGTGCGCTCGCCGATCGGCAGGCGCGGCATCTATGCGGTCCGGATCGGCGCCGACTCCAAAGCCAAGGCCGACAACATCTGCCAGAAACTGCAAAGCGTCGGCGGTGCATGCATTGTGGTGCGGAATCGGTAG
- a CDS encoding glutathione S-transferase family protein, translating to MSLTMHLHPLASFCWKPLIALYENGTPFTSVVVDLGNEQSRAAFLKLSPAGKMPVLRDEALDRTVPESTIVIEYLNAYYPGPVELIPADIDLARQTRLADRFYDFYVQHPMQKIVGDRLRPEGKTDPFGVEEARAQLRSAYAIIEQDMQSRTWAMGEAFTMADCAAAPALFYANKVEPFGDKYPAVRRYHDRLLQRPSVARVIEEAQPYFKLFPYNNG from the coding sequence ATGTCCTTGACGATGCATCTCCATCCGCTGGCCTCCTTCTGCTGGAAGCCGCTGATCGCGCTCTATGAGAACGGCACGCCGTTCACGTCGGTCGTCGTCGATCTCGGCAATGAACAGTCGCGCGCGGCTTTCCTGAAATTGTCGCCGGCGGGCAAGATGCCGGTGCTGCGCGATGAAGCGCTGGACCGGACGGTGCCGGAATCGACGATCGTCATCGAATATCTCAACGCGTATTATCCCGGACCGGTCGAGCTGATCCCTGCCGATATCGATCTCGCCCGCCAGACCCGCCTCGCCGACCGCTTCTATGACTTTTACGTGCAGCACCCGATGCAGAAGATCGTCGGCGACCGCCTGCGGCCGGAAGGCAAGACCGATCCGTTCGGCGTCGAGGAGGCGCGCGCCCAGCTGCGCAGCGCCTACGCCATCATCGAACAGGACATGCAGTCGAGGACATGGGCGATGGGCGAGGCCTTCACGATGGCCGATTGCGCCGCCGCCCCGGCATTGTTCTATGCCAACAAGGTCGAGCCGTTCGGCGACAAATATCCGGCGGTGAGACGCTACCACGACCGGTTGCTGCAACGCCCGTCTGTCGCCCGCGTGATCGAGGAAGCGCAGCCCTATTTCAAGCTCTTCCCCTACAACAACGGCTAA
- a CDS encoding LysR family transcriptional regulator, producing the protein MGVFLSVVEEGDFSAAARRLRMTPSAVSKIVGRLESRLGVRLLQRSTRRISLTAEGSTYADSARRILNDIKEAEIAIQPGAEPRGRLRVSLPSAFGHRLIVPLLPAFIDRYPAIELELMFTDAIVDLLAEETDVAVRVAAQSDSRLVVRRLAPNHRVICASARYLEKHGTPMTPGDLQHHTCLGITSRGGLNIWEFDGPEGPQSMRIRSPIEANSTEALRRLALAGVGIIRMSEILVGPDIRVGRLTALLTEYNHHDGPPICAVYPPGRILSPRVRVFVDFLAEQFTNPPWLHGAP; encoded by the coding sequence ATGGGTGTGTTCCTGTCGGTTGTCGAGGAAGGCGACTTCTCGGCGGCGGCGCGCCGGCTGCGGATGACCCCCTCGGCCGTCAGCAAAATCGTAGGTCGCCTTGAATCCCGTCTCGGCGTACGCTTGCTGCAACGCTCGACGCGGCGCATCAGCTTGACGGCGGAAGGCAGCACCTATGCCGACAGCGCTCGCCGTATCCTGAACGACATCAAAGAGGCTGAAATCGCGATTCAACCCGGCGCAGAGCCGCGCGGCCGGCTGCGCGTCAGTCTTCCGAGCGCCTTCGGCCATCGTTTGATCGTGCCGTTGTTGCCGGCTTTCATCGACCGTTATCCGGCCATTGAGCTCGAGCTGATGTTTACAGATGCGATTGTTGACCTACTGGCTGAGGAGACGGACGTCGCCGTGCGTGTTGCCGCCCAGAGCGATTCCAGGCTGGTGGTGCGGCGGCTGGCGCCCAATCACCGTGTCATTTGCGCGTCAGCTCGGTATCTCGAAAAACACGGCACACCGATGACGCCAGGCGACCTTCAACATCATACATGTCTCGGCATCACATCACGCGGCGGCCTCAACATCTGGGAATTCGATGGCCCGGAAGGTCCGCAAAGCATGCGTATCCGCAGCCCAATAGAGGCCAACAGCACCGAAGCCCTGCGCCGGCTGGCGCTCGCCGGTGTCGGCATCATCCGCATGTCGGAGATATTGGTCGGGCCGGATATCAGGGTAGGCAGGCTGACCGCATTGCTCACCGAATACAATCATCATGACGGACCGCCAATCTGCGCTGTTTATCCGCCTGGTCGAATTCTGTCGCCGCGTGTGCGCGTGTTCGTGGATTTTCTGGCCGAACAGTTCACCAACCCTCCTTGGCTACACGGCGCGCCGTAA
- the rpmF gene encoding 50S ribosomal protein L32 gives MAVPKRKTSPSKRGMRRSADALKAPTYVEDKNSGEMRRPHHIDMKTGMYRGRQVLEPKES, from the coding sequence ATGGCCGTACCGAAACGAAAAACCTCTCCGTCGAAGCGCGGCATGCGCCGTTCGGCCGACGCCTTGAAGGCCCCGACCTATGTCGAGGACAAGAATTCCGGCGAGATGCGCCGCCCGCACCATATCGACATGAAGACCGGTATGTATCGCGGTCGCCAGGTTCTGGAGCCGAAGGAAAGCTGA
- a CDS encoding polyprenyl synthetase family protein yields MTKDDQIPFEAALVARTGPIEALLRRLLGDRPLSGEIERPQRLMEAMRHGVLNGGKRLRPFLVMESAALFSADGEAALRVAAALECVHCYSLIHDDLPAMDDDDLRRGQPTVHKAFDEATAILAGDALLALAFDIIADEATMLPAERRAALVLALARAAGAGGMVGGQMLDLEAERIRPDEAGIIRLQAMKTGALIRFACEAGAILAGAPAADRERLAEFGSAIGLAFQLADDLLDLTADAHQMGKATGKDAAAGKATLVALHGANWARDQLQGLVDQAHALLHPYGEDAVLLKQAAKFVAARNS; encoded by the coding sequence ATGACGAAAGACGATCAAATACCGTTCGAGGCAGCGCTTGTCGCACGCACAGGGCCGATCGAGGCGCTGCTCAGGCGGCTGCTCGGCGACCGCCCGCTTTCAGGCGAGATCGAGCGGCCGCAGCGTCTGATGGAGGCGATGCGCCACGGCGTACTGAACGGCGGCAAGCGCCTGCGCCCTTTCCTGGTCATGGAAAGCGCCGCGCTGTTTTCCGCCGACGGCGAGGCGGCGCTGCGCGTGGCGGCCGCGCTCGAATGCGTGCATTGCTATTCGCTGATCCATGACGATCTGCCGGCCATGGACGACGACGATTTGCGCCGCGGCCAGCCGACCGTGCACAAGGCCTTCGACGAGGCGACCGCCATCCTCGCCGGCGACGCCTTGCTGGCGCTCGCCTTCGACATCATTGCCGACGAAGCGACGATGCTGCCGGCCGAGCGACGGGCGGCGCTGGTGCTGGCGCTGGCCCGCGCCGCCGGAGCCGGCGGCATGGTCGGCGGCCAGATGCTCGATCTCGAAGCCGAGCGTATCAGGCCGGACGAAGCCGGCATCATCCGGCTTCAGGCGATGAAGACCGGCGCGTTGATCCGCTTCGCCTGCGAGGCGGGCGCAATCCTTGCCGGCGCACCAGCGGCCGACCGTGAAAGACTGGCGGAGTTCGGCTCGGCGATCGGGCTTGCTTTTCAACTTGCCGACGACCTGCTCGATCTGACGGCGGATGCGCACCAGATGGGCAAGGCGACCGGCAAGGATGCCGCCGCCGGCAAGGCGACGCTGGTGGCACTGCACGGCGCCAACTGGGCGCGGGACCAGCTTCAAGGCCTCGTCGACCAGGCCCACGCCTTGCTTCATCCCTATGGCGAAGACGCCGTGCTTCTGAAGCAGGCAGCGAAATTCGTGGCGGCCCGCAACAGCTGA
- a CDS encoding biosynthetic peptidoglycan transglycosylase produces MSGLAEPIVDHETEGLDMVRPKRGNRIGLKRWPRHWVRRGITVAVVLALMPVVLTFLYLPPFVHPVSTLMLKDLATFSGYDRRWVSIDDVAPALANSVIMSEDGQFCFHRGIDLGELRGVVDDALAGEMTRGASTITMQTVKNLYLWSRPLGSVRKVVELPLAVYVDMVMSKRRIMEIYLNIAEWGPGIYGIEAAAQHHFGVSAKRLSRRQAALLAVTLPNPIARNPAKPGPGLRRLAALIERRAGRSGAYVGCLR; encoded by the coding sequence TTGAGCGGCTTGGCGGAACCGATCGTCGATCACGAAACCGAAGGGCTGGACATGGTGAGGCCGAAACGCGGCAACCGCATCGGTCTCAAACGTTGGCCCCGGCACTGGGTCCGGCGCGGTATCACCGTCGCCGTCGTGCTGGCGCTGATGCCGGTGGTGTTGACCTTTCTGTATCTGCCGCCGTTCGTGCATCCGGTATCGACACTGATGCTGAAGGATCTGGCGACGTTTTCCGGCTATGACCGGCGCTGGGTCTCGATCGACGATGTGGCGCCGGCGCTTGCGAATTCGGTCATCATGTCGGAGGACGGGCAGTTCTGTTTCCATCGCGGCATCGACCTTGGCGAGTTGAGGGGCGTCGTCGACGACGCGCTGGCCGGCGAGATGACGCGCGGCGCATCGACCATTACCATGCAGACCGTGAAGAACCTTTATCTGTGGTCGCGGCCGCTGGGCTCGGTCCGGAAAGTCGTCGAACTGCCGCTGGCCGTCTATGTCGACATGGTGATGTCGAAACGGCGCATCATGGAAATCTATCTCAATATCGCCGAATGGGGGCCGGGCATCTATGGCATCGAGGCCGCCGCCCAGCACCATTTCGGGGTTTCGGCAAAACGATTGTCGCGTCGCCAGGCGGCGCTGCTTGCCGTCACCTTGCCGAACCCGATCGCACGCAACCCGGCGAAGCCCGGACCGGGGCTGAGACGGCTGGCGGCGCTGATCGAGCGGCGCGCAGGCCGGTCCGGCGCCTATGTCGGCTGTCTGCGTTAG
- a CDS encoding SRPBCC family protein, giving the protein MSERSVVHSTIVLERSYDASPARVFAAWSDPAALQRWGSPGEGWESSIDCFEFQVGGIALSGPKGGESYVNETRYLDIVRDQRIVSAGGMTSSGQRLFVGLLTVEFSPEGTGCRLVMTEQGAFLDGHDQPENHQAGLSQMLDNLRVECA; this is encoded by the coding sequence ATGAGCGAACGCTCCGTCGTCCATTCGACCATAGTGCTCGAACGCAGCTACGACGCTTCGCCGGCGCGGGTGTTCGCCGCCTGGTCCGATCCCGCCGCATTGCAGCGCTGGGGCTCGCCCGGCGAGGGGTGGGAAAGCAGCATTGACTGCTTCGAGTTCCAGGTGGGCGGCATTGCGCTCAGCGGACCCAAGGGTGGCGAGAGTTATGTGAACGAGACGCGCTACCTCGACATAGTGCGCGACCAGCGCATCGTCTCGGCTGGTGGCATGACCAGCAGCGGCCAGCGATTGTTTGTCGGCCTGCTGACGGTTGAATTCAGTCCAGAAGGCACAGGCTGCCGGCTGGTGATGACCGAGCAAGGCGCCTTTCTTGACGGCCATGATCAGCCCGAAAACCATCAGGCTGGCTTGAGCCAGATGCTCGACAACCTGCGGGTGGAATGCGCGTGA